The DNA segment TTATATCCAACCTTCGTTAACATCGGTAACAAAGAGACTTTAAATGGCAGTACAGAACTCTTCGTATTAAAATTAAAAGCAAAACGTAAACTATACTTTAACCTTAAAGCTATTGAAGGAATTTTGATAGACAAAAACCTCAATACCATTAAGTTCTAAAATTTTAAACCGATAAAGAAAAACCTGCAAATATGATTTGCGGGTTTTTCTTTTTTAATCCTCCTGGTTAAAGCGGTAGAAAAAAAGGAGATGGGATGAAGGCATAGAAAAATTTGCCCCTTCAGGCAAAGGTTTCCGCCTGAAACCATCTCTCTTTTTTTAAACTAATCTCTTACTAAAATATTTAGGAAATTCAACATATCCCTGTCGCTCATAAAACCGATGCGCCGAAGTTCTGCGAATACTGGAATGCAACTCTATCCGGTTACAATCCCTTTCCTTTGCCAATTCAACACAACGCTCTTCCATTTCCCTTCCTAAACCACGACTTCTTAACTGATCATCAACAGCAAAATAACTTACCATCGCAAAATCTCCTGCATAAGCAATCTGAGGAACAAAATGAATAGACATGAAAGCAACAACCTGACCATCCAGCTCATATACAATCAATTCATGGTCCGGATGTCCGATCAGTAAAGCTAACTTTTCTGCGACCAGACTTTCTGCTGTCGGATGTTCCATTTGCGCTAGTAAAGACCCTATGGCCTGTGTATCTTCTTGTTTTGCCCTTCTTATACTCATGTTAAAAACTGGATTAATAAAGGTAAAAGTATCATTTCTTTAGGATCAATTCCACCCACCGCCCAATGCACGGTATAAATTGACGATGGCATGTAATTTCTGACTTTGATCATTGATCCCTTTTAATTCAGCCGTCAGCAGATTTTGCTCTGCTGCGAGGACATCTGTATAATTGGTATTTTTGCTGTTGTTCAGCAATTCTTTATTGAAAGCGACTGCCTGTTCCAGCGCTTTTAACTGTTTACCGCGTTTTTCTTCTTTCTGCGCAGCAAGTTCATAGGAAGATAAAGCATCTGAAACCTCCTGAGCAGCTTTTAAAAGTGAGTTTTCAAAACCGTATAAGGCTTGTTGCTGTTTCGCTTCCGCAGTGCTGAGCCTGGCTTTATTTACCCCCTTATTAAAGATAGGCTGTGTAAGGCCGGCGGCAATGTTGCCAAATAAACCGGCACTGCTAAACCAATTGCTGAGCCCAAGACTGGAAAATCCGGCTGCAGCGGTAATGTTCAGCGAAGGATAGAAGGAAGCCCTTGCGATATTGGTATGTTCAAATGCGGCGCGAAACTGATATTCAGCCTGTTGAACATCCGGTCTGTAGGCCAGCAACTGCGTTGGTATTCCGGGTTTTAAATCATAGGCAAGTCGCTGTTGAGCGAGAGAAGTTCTGCTGATCTTGGAAGGAGCACGGGCGAGCAACACGCATAAAGCATGTTCTGTTTCTTTAATCCGCTGTTGTATATCGGGAATGGCAAGGTCTGCCTCGTAATAATTGGCTTCACTTTGTACCACTGCCACACCGTTTAAGATGGAGCTTTCAAAAAGCAATTTGATGGCTTCCGCATCCGCAGCCCTATTTTCTGCGGTTTTCTGAGTCACCAGTAACTGCTGATCCAGGGCGAGTAATTCAAAATAATGATTGGCAATATCTGCGATCAGCTGGGTTTGAACGGCCCGTTTTGCGGCATCACTGGCCAGAAGATCGGCAAATGCAGCGCGTTTTGCGCTACTCAGTTTACCCCAGATGTCAATTTCCCAGTTGCTGCTGATGCCAAGGTCATATTGAGTGGAGTTGTTGATCATTCCAAAGCCCTGCGGAAAGGCCAGCCTGCTTTGTTTTACAGCTATATTCCCATTTAGCCCTGGCAAGAATGCCGCTTTGCTCAAGCGCAAGCCTGCCTGAGCCTCGCTAATGCGCGATACGGCAATCTTCAGGTCCAGATTGGCAGCCAATCCTTGTAAGATCAGCTGATTTAAAACGGTATCGGTAAATACTTCAGACCATTTCATACTTGCCATGCTGCTGGTATCGGAAACCTTGACCTCCCTATAAGAAGAAGCAACTAACAGGTCGGGCTTTTGATAAGGCCTGGTTACTTTACATGAAGCCCACAATCCTATGGAAATCAGCAAAAAGAAAGATGTTTTATATGTATTCATTACAGTAGATTAAATGTTTTTTTCTAATGGACGTGGGGGATGATTCGGAGTTGGTGTTCCTGAAATCTTTTCCTGTGCAGACTGGAAAATGATAAAAAGAACAGGGATGACAAATACGCCAAAGAGAGTTCCGATCAGCATTCCGCCAACAGCGGCTGTACCGATAGAACGGTTACTGAGTGCACCGGCTCCGGTAGCCATCATTAAGGGAACAAGCCCGAATATAAAGGCAAAGGAGGTCATCAGAATCGGTCTTAATCTTGCTTTTGCTCCGTAAATTGCAGATTGTACAATGCTTCTGCCACTCAAACGGTGCATCAAGGCAAATTCGACAATCAGGATGGCATTTTTGGCAAGTAAACCAATCAACATGATCAGACTGATCTGAAGGAAGATGTTGTTGTCGATGTTAAAGAGATTCGCAAAGATAAAGGCGCCTGCCAAACCAATCGGGAGGGAAAGCAAGACAGAAAAGGGTAGGATATAGCTCTTGTATTGTGCACTCAATAAAAAATAAATGAACACCAGGCAAAGGGCAAAAATCATCACCGTCTGACTGCCGCTGGAAAGCTCTTCCCTTGTTAGGCCGGAAAACTCATAAGTATAGCCCCGGCTTAAGGTCTGTGCTGCAACTTCTTCTATCGCTTTGATCGCATCACCAGAACTATAACCTTTATTCGGTGAGCCGGTTACGGTGGTTGAAGTAAACAGATTAAAGCGGTTAATAAACTCCGGACCATAGGTTTTCTTTAAGGTCACAAACTCTGAAATTGGCGCCATCATTCCCTGTTCTGTCCGGACATAAACCTTATTGATGTCCGCTTCTTTCGCTCTGAAATCAGGATGACTTTGCATCATCACACGATACTGTTTTCCAAATTTATTGAAGTCGGAGGCATAAACCCCACCAAAATATCCCTGTAAAGTATTCAGCACGGTATTGACACTTACCCCTGCATCTTTACATTTCTCGATGTTTACGTTGACCTGCAGTTCTGGAAATCCGATATTAAAGGGACTTGTGGCGTACATGATCTCCGGACGTTGATTGATGGCTGTCATGAACTTGCCAATAGATTTAGCGAATTCTTTATAGTCACCGCCGGTTCTGTCTTGCAGCTGGACTTCAAAACCATTGTTATTTCCGAAGCCCTGTAAGGTTGGAGCAGCAAAGAAAATCACTTTGGCGCCTTTGATGTGCGCAGTTTTTGCAAACAACTGATTGACGACGGAATTGACATCCTGGTCTTTTCCTTTTCTTTCTTTCCAGGGCTTTAAACGGATAAATAAAGCGCCGTAGGAGCCCCCGAATCCATTGATCAGGTCCATTCCTGCCAGCCTGGAGGAAAGTTCAACCTCAGGGATGCTTCTGGCAATGCTGTCCACCTGGTTGCTGATCTGTTCTGTTCGCTCCAGCGTAGCTGATGGAGGAAGAATCACATCACCATAAATAGCTCCGCCATCCTCATTCGGTACAAATCCTGTTGGCGTCGTTTTCAATAAGGAGTAGAAAATAAAACCGAACAACAGAATCCCGGCAACGGAAATCCATTTTCTGCGGATCAGGAATCGGACAGCCCGCATATACTTACCCGTCACTGTTTCGAAAGCCGTATTAAAGCCTGCGTAGAACCTGGGTAAAAATCCTTTTGGCTGATGTTCCTGATCCGGGTGATGGGGCTTTAAAAAGATCGCACAAAGCGCCGGACTTAAGGTCAGTGCATTCACTGCGGAAATGACAATCGCAACGGCAAGTGTCAATCCAAACTGCTTATAAAAGACTCCTGCAGAACCTGTAATAAAGGTTACCGGAACAAACACGGCAGACATGATCAGGGTAATGGACACGATGGCTCCACTGATTTCACTCATTGCATGAATGGTGGCCTTCTTTGCAGATTTAGCGCCCTGATCCAGTTTTGCATGAACCGCTTCGACTACTACGATGGCATCATCCACCACAATTCCAATTGCCAGCACCAGTGCAAACAAGGTCAGCAGGTTGATGGTAAAGCCAAAAAGTTTCAGGAAAAAGAACGTACCGATGATGGCTACCGGAACAGCAATTGCCGGAATGAGGGTAGAACGGAAATCCTGAAGAAAGATAAATACCACGATAAAAACAAGGATAAAAGCTTCTACGATGGTATAGATTACTTTTTCTATAGAGGCATCCAGAAATTCATTGGCATTCAGGAAAGTATGGTATTCCACGCCGGGAGGGAAATCTTTGGACGCTTCTTTCAGAATATTTTCACAGGCAATAATCAGCTCTCTGGCATTTGATCCCGACGACTGGCTTACTGCTCCTCCGGAGGATACCTTTCCCTGCGTCACCAGCGAGGTGGTATAATCCAGTGCTCCAAATTCAATTTTTGCCACATCTTTAAGCCGGATCAAACCACCCTGACGGGCACTGCGAAGCACAATATTTTCAAATTGGATCTCTTCATTCAGTCGCCCGGTATATTTTAAGGCATATTGAACCGACTGCCTGCTGTTTTCACCGATTTTCCCTGGCGCAGCTTCAATATTTTGCTCCTTTAAGGCAGCAATCACATCGTCGGGAACCATTCCATGGTTAGCCATGGCATCGGGCTTCAGCCAGATTCTCATGGAATATTCCTGGTTTCCGTAAATCGTGGCTTCACCAACTCCTTCCACACGTTTCATCTGCGGCATGATATTGATGCGCAGGTAATTGTCCAGGAATTTCTGATCATAGGCTTTATTTTTGCTATAGATGAGAAAGCTAAACGCCGTACTGCTCAGCTTCTTGCTGGTGGTAATTCCTGCCTTGATCACTTCTGTGGGGAGTAAACTGGTGGCTTTGGTTACCCTGTTCTGTACGTTTACTGCCGCCTGATCCGGATCGGTACCCTGCTTAAAGAAAATAGTGATGGTGGCACTTCCATTGTTACTGGCAGTAGAAGTCATATAAGTCATGTTTTCGACCCCATTGATTTGTTCTTCAAGCGGAACAATGACACTTTTCATCACTACATCTGCATTGGCCCCCTGGTAGGCCGCGGTTACGGCGACAGTAGGGGGAGCGATCTCCGGATATTGAGAGATGGGCAGGGACAACAGCCCAAGAAGCCCGAGGATGACGATAATCACCGATATGACTGTAGACAATACCGGGTTTTCTATAAATTTTCTTAACATGTCTTTTTCTTATTTCGCTGAGGATGGAGCTGTTTTAATTTTCATTCCGTCTTTTAAATTCTCCAGTCCCTGGGTAACGATCCTGTCGCCGGATTTTACACCACTGGTCACTACGTAATCTTTCTCCGTCACAGCATCCATGATGTCTATTGGGGTATTGTGAACCGTATTTCCGGCATCAACTGTAAACACGAAGTGTTTCCCCTGCAATTCGAAAGTTGCGCTCTTGGGGATCAGGATTGCGTCATTAACAGCGGTAGGAATACTCAACACCGCGCTGGCACCACTCCAGAGTTTCGCTTCGGGATTCGGAAAGACCGCTTTAAAATTGGCAGCACCGGTGCTGGCGTTGAGTACGCCACTTAAAGTTTCAATCTTTCCTTTAGCCGCGTAGACCGTTCCATCGGCGAGGGTTAGGGAGACCTCCGGCATGTTTCTGAATTTATCCTTTACCTGCTGTCCATCGTACTTATGAAGAAAGGAGGCCAGTTGCTGCTGACTCAGAGAGAAGTATGCGTAGATCTGTCTGGTGTTGGCTACGGTGGTGAGTGCCGTTTCGGAAGTACTGCTCACCAAACTGCCAATCTTATAAGGAAGGCTGCCTACAACACCATCAATCGGGCTTACGATATTCGTATAAGCGAGCTTGGATTTAGCAGCAGAGAGATCTGCATTTGCCTGATTTAATTCCGCCCTTTTCACCCGCTCTGCGTTCCTGGCAGAGGTGAGTTCGAAAGCGTTTACAATCTTTCGTTCTACCAGCACGCTGGTTCTCTGGCTCTGAATGGTTGCCGTTTCCAGATTGGCTTCAGCAGCCAATACGGCGGCCTTCCTGCTGTTTACTTCCTGTAAATAGCTATTGGCATCAATTTTAAAGAGTGGCTGACCTCTGCGTACCAGGCTACCTTCGTTTACATAGAC comes from the Pedobacter sp. FW305-3-2-15-E-R2A2 genome and includes:
- a CDS encoding efflux RND transporter periplasmic adaptor subunit — protein: MKTTILLYPLLLTAILTSCKPAQNQGQQEALQEFPTRLLEPEKTALSVEYPATLQGEQTVEIRSKVDGYVEQVYVNEGSLVRRGQPLFKIDANSYLQEVNSRKAAVLAAEANLETATIQSQRTSVLVERKIVNAFELTSARNAERVKRAELNQANADLSAAKSKLAYTNIVSPIDGVVGSLPYKIGSLVSSTSETALTTVANTRQIYAYFSLSQQQLASFLHKYDGQQVKDKFRNMPEVSLTLADGTVYAAKGKIETLSGVLNASTGAANFKAVFPNPEAKLWSGASAVLSIPTAVNDAILIPKSATFELQGKHFVFTVDAGNTVHNTPIDIMDAVTEKDYVVTSGVKSGDRIVTQGLENLKDGMKIKTAPSSAK
- a CDS encoding efflux RND transporter permease subunit is translated as MLRKFIENPVLSTVISVIIVILGLLGLLSLPISQYPEIAPPTVAVTAAYQGANADVVMKSVIVPLEEQINGVENMTYMTSTASNNGSATITIFFKQGTDPDQAAVNVQNRVTKATSLLPTEVIKAGITTSKKLSSTAFSFLIYSKNKAYDQKFLDNYLRINIMPQMKRVEGVGEATIYGNQEYSMRIWLKPDAMANHGMVPDDVIAALKEQNIEAAPGKIGENSRQSVQYALKYTGRLNEEIQFENIVLRSARQGGLIRLKDVAKIEFGALDYTTSLVTQGKVSSGGAVSQSSGSNARELIIACENILKEASKDFPPGVEYHTFLNANEFLDASIEKVIYTIVEAFILVFIVVFIFLQDFRSTLIPAIAVPVAIIGTFFFLKLFGFTINLLTLFALVLAIGIVVDDAIVVVEAVHAKLDQGAKSAKKATIHAMSEISGAIVSITLIMSAVFVPVTFITGSAGVFYKQFGLTLAVAIVISAVNALTLSPALCAIFLKPHHPDQEHQPKGFLPRFYAGFNTAFETVTGKYMRAVRFLIRRKWISVAGILLFGFIFYSLLKTTPTGFVPNEDGGAIYGDVILPPSATLERTEQISNQVDSIARSIPEVELSSRLAGMDLINGFGGSYGALFIRLKPWKERKGKDQDVNSVVNQLFAKTAHIKGAKVIFFAAPTLQGFGNNNGFEVQLQDRTGGDYKEFAKSIGKFMTAINQRPEIMYATSPFNIGFPELQVNVNIEKCKDAGVSVNTVLNTLQGYFGGVYASDFNKFGKQYRVMMQSHPDFRAKEADINKVYVRTEQGMMAPISEFVTLKKTYGPEFINRFNLFTSTTVTGSPNKGYSSGDAIKAIEEVAAQTLSRGYTYEFSGLTREELSSGSQTVMIFALCLVFIYFLLSAQYKSYILPFSVLLSLPIGLAGAFIFANLFNIDNNIFLQISLIMLIGLLAKNAILIVEFALMHRLSGRSIVQSAIYGAKARLRPILMTSFAFIFGLVPLMMATGAGALSNRSIGTAAVGGMLIGTLFGVFVIPVLFIIFQSAQEKISGTPTPNHPPRPLEKNI
- a CDS encoding efflux transporter outer membrane subunit, with the translated sequence MNTYKTSFFLLISIGLWASCKVTRPYQKPDLLVASSYREVKVSDTSSMASMKWSEVFTDTVLNQLILQGLAANLDLKIAVSRISEAQAGLRLSKAAFLPGLNGNIAVKQSRLAFPQGFGMINNSTQYDLGISSNWEIDIWGKLSSAKRAAFADLLASDAAKRAVQTQLIADIANHYFELLALDQQLLVTQKTAENRAADAEAIKLLFESSILNGVAVVQSEANYYEADLAIPDIQQRIKETEHALCVLLARAPSKISRTSLAQQRLAYDLKPGIPTQLLAYRPDVQQAEYQFRAAFEHTNIARASFYPSLNITAAAGFSSLGLSNWFSSAGLFGNIAAGLTQPIFNKGVNKARLSTAEAKQQQALYGFENSLLKAAQEVSDALSSYELAAQKEEKRGKQLKALEQAVAFNKELLNNSKNTNYTDVLAAEQNLLTAELKGINDQSQKLHAIVNLYRALGGGWN
- a CDS encoding GNAT family N-acetyltransferase produces the protein MSIRRAKQEDTQAIGSLLAQMEHPTAESLVAEKLALLIGHPDHELIVYELDGQVVAFMSIHFVPQIAYAGDFAMVSYFAVDDQLRSRGLGREMEERCVELAKERDCNRIELHSSIRRTSAHRFYERQGYVEFPKYFSKRLV